A genomic window from Peromyscus maniculatus bairdii isolate BWxNUB_F1_BW_parent chromosome 1, HU_Pman_BW_mat_3.1, whole genome shotgun sequence includes:
- the Septin1 gene encoding septin-1, with amino-acid sequence MDKEYVGFAALPNQLHRKSVKKGFDFTLMVAGESGLGKSTLINSLFLTNLYEDRQVPDASARTTQTLTIERRGVDIEEGGIKVKLTLVDTPGFGDSVDCSDCWLPVVRFIEEQFEQYLRDESGLNRKNIQDSRVHCCLYFISPFGRGLRPLDVAFLRAVHEKVNIIPVIGKADALMPRETQVLKQKIRDQLKEEEINIYQFPECDSDEDEEFKKQNEEMKGSIPFAVVGSCEVVRDGGTRPVRGRRYSWGTVEVENPHHCDFLNLRRMLVQTHLQDLKEVTHDLLYEGYRARCLQSLARPGARDRASRSKLSRQSATEIPLPMLPLADTEKLIREKDEELRRMQEMLEKMQAQMQQSQTQGEQSDSL; translated from the exons ATG GACAAGGAATATGTGGGCTTTGCTGCGCTCCCCAACCAGTTACACCGCAAGTCTGTCAAGAAGGGATTTGACTTCACTCTCATGGTGGCAG GGGAGTCAGGCCTCGGGAAATCCACCCTCATCAACAGCTTGTTCCTCACCAACCTCTACGAGGACCGGCAGGTGCCAGATGCCAGTG CACGCACCACACAGACTCTGACCATTGAGCGCCGAGGGGTGGACATCGAGGAAGGAGGTATCAAGGTGAAGCTGACCTTGGTGGACACGCCTGGCTTTGGGGACTCCGTGGACTGCTCCGACTG CTGGCTGCCAGTGGTCCGATTCATCGAGGAGCAATTTGAGCAATACCTCAGGGACGAGAGTGGCCTCAACCGGAAGAACATCCAGGACTCCAGAGTCCACTGTTGCCTCTATTTCATCTCGCCCTTCGGCAGAGG GCTCCGGCCCCTGGATGTGGCTTTCCTCCGGGCAGTGCACGAAAAGGTCAATATTATCCCAGTCATCGGCAAAGCAGACGCCCTGATGCCTCgggaaactcaggtcctcaagcagAAG ATCCGGGACCAGTTGAAGGAGGAGGAGATCAACATCTACCAGTTCCCAGAATGTGACTCTGATGAGGATGAAGAGTTCAAGAAGCAGAATGAAGAGATGAAG GGAAGCATCCCTTTCGCGGTCGTTGGTTCCTGTGAAGTGGTGCGGGATGGCGGAACCCGGCCAGTGAGGGGACGCCGCTACTCCTGGGGTACCGTGGAGG TGGAGAACCCTCATCACTGCGATTTCCTAAACCTGAGGCGGATGCTGGTACAGACCCATCTTCAGGACTTGAAAGAAGTGACCCACGATCTGCTCTACGAGGGCTATCGGGCTCGCTGCCTACAGAGTCTGGCTCGACCTGGGGCTCGGGATCGAGCCAGCCGCAG CAAGCTTTCCCGGCAGAGTGCCACAGAGATCCCGCTGCCCATGCTGCCTCTGGCTGACACTGAGAAGTTGATTCGCGAGAAAGACGAAGAG CTGCGCCGCATGCAAGAAATGTTGGAGAAGATGCAAGCTCAGATGCAGCAGAGCCAGACCCAGGGCGAGCAGTCAGACTCACTGTGA